A stretch of DNA from Lentisphaerota bacterium:
TGGATCTGGCCTGAAATGGCGCAGGCCATGTAGACGGAGGATTGAACCGTCTGGCCGGTCTGGCCGACTTGGTGGGCGTAGGGAATCCAGCCGGCATCCACTGCGGCGCGGCTGGCCCCGACGGCGCCGCCGACCCGGGCAGCGAGCTGCCGAAGCAAAGTGAATCCCGCGGGACCCTGGAGGCCGCGGCCGCCGGAAATGATGAATGGGGCGTCGCCGAGGTTGACCGCCGTCTCGGTGCTGTGAAAGACCTCGATGACGCGCTTGAGGGCGTCAGACGGGTGGGGCGTCAACCGCTCGCGGATGATGCGGCCGCTGCGGCGCGGGTCGGCGTCGAGCGCTTTCATGACGCGCGGCCGGACGGTGGCGAGCTGGGGGCGGTGGTTGGAACATCGGATCGTCGCCAGGATGTTGCCGCCGAAAGCGGGGCGCGTCTGCAGCAGGTCGCCGTTGTCGGGGTCAATCGCCAGCCCGGTGCAGTCGGCCGTCAGACCGCAGTCGGCGAGCACGGCAACCCGCGGGATGAGCGCGCGGCCCCGCGTGGTGGCGCCGCACAGCACGCTCTCGGGGCGGTATTTGTCGATGAGCTGCACGAGGGTGCGGGCTGCGGCCTCGTCGTTGAACGTGGCGAGCGCGGGATCATCAATCACGATCACGGCGTCGCAGCCGCAGGCGACCAGGCTGCCGGTCTGAACGGCGACGCCTGAGCCGAGCACGACGGCCCAGACTTCCGAACGGCGGACATCGGCCAGAGCGCGCGCGGCGCCGACCAGCTCATGCGTGACGGGCTGAATCTGGCCGGAGAGCACCTCGGCCACGACCCACACATTGCGGAAATCGCCGCGTGCAACAGCAGGGTTCAATCGCATGGAAATCTCCTTAGACGAGACTCCGTGTTCTCAATTCGTGCAACAGGCCGGCGGCGCAGGCATCGGGCGATCCCGTGATGCGGCGCGAGGCCTTGTGGCGGGGCGGCGGCGGTTCGGTCTTGACGACGCGCGTGGGCGAGCCGTCCAGCCCGATCTTGGCGGTGTCGGCTCCGATCGTCTCGGGCGTCCAGACGGGAACCTCCATCTGCTGCGCGGCCAGATGGCTTCTGAGAGTCGGGACACGCGGCGAGTTGATGTCCTTGACCACGGTGATCACGGCGGGCAGGGTCAATTCGCAGACGTCATAGCCATCCTCGTGCATGCGCACGGCGACGAGGGTTTCGGGCGTGGCCGAGCGAATTTGCATGACCTGCGTCGCCTGCGGCCAGCCGAGGTGCGCCGCGA
This window harbors:
- a CDS encoding electron transfer flavoprotein subunit alpha/FixB family protein, coding for MRLNPAVARGDFRNVWVVAEVLSGQIQPVTHELVGAARALADVRRSEVWAVVLGSGVAVQTGSLVACGCDAVIVIDDPALATFNDEAAARTLVQLIDKYRPESVLCGATTRGRALIPRVAVLADCGLTADCTGLAIDPDNGDLLQTRPAFGGNILATIRCSNHRPQLATVRPRVMKALDADPRRSGRIIRERLTPHPSDALKRVIEVFHSTETAVNLGDAPFIISGGRGLQGPAGFTLLRQLAARVGGAVGASRAAVDAGWIPYAHQVGQTGQTVQSSVYMACAISGQIQHLVGMQSCDLIIALDKNPDTPMMQLADIAIVGDLFEIIPELIRQIPAT
- a CDS encoding electron transfer flavoprotein subunit beta/FixA family protein → MRIVVCIKQVPATNDALIDPETKRIVREGVKAILNPFDTYAVEEGVLLRERFGGEVVVLSMGPPKAEAVLREAVSQGADRAILLSHRAFGGSDTWATSYALACAIRTLGRADLVICGKQAVDGDTAQVGPGIAAHLGWPQATQVMQIRSATPETLVAVRMHEDGYDVCELTLPAVITVVKDINSPRVPTLRSHLAAQQMEVPVWTPETIGADTAKIGLDGSPTRVVKTEPPPPRHKASRRITGSPDACAAGLLHELRTRSLV